In Quercus robur chromosome 10, dhQueRobu3.1, whole genome shotgun sequence, a genomic segment contains:
- the LOC126703116 gene encoding probable cyclic nucleotide-gated ion channel 16, whose protein sequence is MHSIHPLPAASPHVRHFPKSFSLRRKVPWWHQVLDPGSEIVTRWNFIFLVTSLLTLFLDPLYFFLPVIGGPACMEIDYNLSIVFTVFRTIADLFHLLHMIMKFQTAFVAPSSRVFGRGELVMDRSAIAARYLKSNFIIDLAATLPLPQIVIWFVIPALKTRTADYANHTISLIVFIQYVPRFFVIFPLHRRIIKNSGAIAKTAWAGAAYNLALYILASHIFGASWYVLSIQRQHQCWSMECSKERNATRSPSCNPTFLDCSSLNNPERRFWLSVTKVLTNCDAQNDDYFQFGLFADAFTNDVASSNIIEKYFYCLWWGLRNLSSYGQNLATSTFMGEILFSILICLAGLVLFSHLIGNMQNYLQSTTARLEEWRVKRRDTEEWMRHRQLPPELQERVRRFVQYKWISTRGVDEESILRSLPLDTRRDIQRHLCLALVRRVPFFEQMDNQLLDAICERLVSSLNTKETYIVREGDPVNEMLFIIRGQLESSTTNGGRSGFFNSITLRPGDFCGEELLTWALMPTSSLNLPSSTRTVKSLTEVEAFALRAEDLKFVASQFKHLHSKKLQHAFRYYSHQWRTWGACFLQAAWRRYMRRKKEMELARQEDNYHGHGWDQEFSYWDGSNDYKDDGAGGSSVDKAQQLGATILASKFAANTRRGIQQKADATTLQMPKLFKPEEPDFSTDQEDS, encoded by the exons ATGCATAGCATTCACCCTCTACCCGCTGCTTCCCCTCACGTCCGACACTTCCCGAAATCCTTCTCTCTCCGCCGCAAGGTCCCATGGTGGCACCAAGTCCTCGACCCTGGTTCCGAAATCGTGACCCGATGGAACTTCATCTTCCTCGTCACCTCTCTCCTCACCTTATTCCTCGACCCTCTCTACTTCTTCCTCCCCGTCATCGGCGGCCCCGCCTGCATGGAAATCGACTACAACCTAAGCATCGTCTTCACTGTCTTCAGGACCATTGCCGACCTCTTCCACCTCCTCCACATGATCATGAAGTTCCAAACCGCATTCGTCGCCCCAAGCTCCCGTGTCTTCGGCCGCGGCGAGCTTGTTATGGACCGCTCTGCCATTGCCGCCCGGTATTTGAAGTCCAACTTCATCATTGATCTCGCCGCCACCTTGCCTCTACCTCAG ATTGTGATATGGTTTGTAATTCCGGCACTAAAAACCCGGACAGCTGATTATGCGAACCACACTATTTCTCTGATTGTTTTCATCCAGTATGTTCCtagattttttgttattttccctTTGCACCGGCGGATTATTAAAAATTCTGGAGCTATAGCCAAGACTGCTTGGGCAGGGGCAGCATACAATCTCGCTCTCTATATTTTAGCTAGCCAT ATTTTTGGAGCTTCGTGGTATGTCTTATCCATTCAGCGGCAGCATCAGTGCTGGAGTATGGAATGCAGCAAGGAGAGGAATGCCACACGCTCTCCATCTTGTAATCCTACGTTTCTTGATTGCAGTAGCTTGAACAATCCTGAACGCCGTTTTTGGCTGAGTGTCACTAAAGTGCTCACTAATTGTGATGCTCAAAATGATGACTATTTTCAGTTCGGACTGTTTGCTGATGCTTTCACTAATGATGTTGCTTCTTCCAATATCATTGAGAAGTACTTTTATTGCCTCTGGTGGGGTTTGAGGAATTTAAG TTcatatggacaaaatttagcgaCAAGCACTTTTATGGGTGAAATATTGTTCAGCATTCTTATTTGCTTAGCTGGTCTTGTTCTATTCTCGCACCTCATAGGAAACATGCAG AACTATCTACAATCTACAACAGCAAGACTAGAAGAATGGAGGGTCAAACGAAGAGATACAGAGGAGTGGATGAGGCACCGTCAACTACCTCCAGAACTACAAGAACGTGTTCGTCGGTTTGTTCAATACAAATGGATTTCCACCAGAGGTGTAGATGAAGAATCCATTTTGCGCTCGTTACCTTTGGACACTCGGCGTGATATTCAAAGACATCTATGTCTGGCCCTTGTTCGCCGT gTTCCTTTCTTTGAACAAATGGATAATCAGCTCCTAGATGCGATATGTGAACGCCTTGTCTCATCCTTGAATACCAAAGAAACATACATAGTTCGGGAGGGTGACCCAGTGAATGAGATGCTATTCATCATCAGAGGCCAACTAGAGAGCTCTACAACCAATGGTGGAAGGTCAGGATTCTTCAACTCGATTACCCTCAGGCCTGGTGACTTTTGTGGTGAGGAGTTACTGACATGGGCTCTAATGCCCACCTCTAGCCTCAACCTTCCATCCTCAACTCGAACAGTCAAGTCCCTAACTGAAGTTGAGGCATTTGCGCTCAGAGCTGAAGACCTCAAGTTTGTTGCCAGTCAGTTTAAGCACCTTCACAGCAAGAAACTCCAGCATGCTTTCAGGTACTACTCCCACCAGTGGAGAACTTGGGGAGCTTGCTTTCTGCAAGCTGCATGGAGACGGTACatgagaagaaagaaggaaatggAGTTGGCAAGACAAGAGGACAACTACCATGGACACGGTTGGGACCAAGAATTCAGCTATTGGGATGGATCAAACGATTATAAGGATGATGGCGCTGGCGGATCATCAGTGGACAAAGCACAGCAATTGGGAGCTACAATATTGGCTTCAAAGTTTGCAGCAAACACTAGAAGAGGGATTCAACAAAAAGCTGATGCCACCACCTTGCAAATGCCCAAGTTGTTTAAGCCAGAAGAGCCTGACTTCTCTACAGACCAAGAAGATAGTTGA